A genomic region of Streptomyces sp. R33 contains the following coding sequences:
- a CDS encoding helix-turn-helix domain-containing protein: MNTPSTHSQQPDAMTGRTDLGRRLAARREALGLSRDELGRRCGADGTYITYLEEHAASPAIGTLVRVADALGLTVDDLTGASAHRVAGRSTARRDSALVPLDETECRRLLNTHGVGRIAIFTPEGPAVLPVNYLVAGPGIAFRTSAEAVTARAAGTEIAFEIDNIDDVTATGWSVLAVGELAAVTDPDETHHLNTTARSQPWAGGPRSHWMKLTPTRITGRRVVHDS; this comes from the coding sequence GTGAACACGCCGAGCACCCATTCCCAGCAGCCCGACGCGATGACCGGACGCACCGACCTGGGCCGCCGCCTGGCGGCCCGCCGCGAAGCCCTCGGCCTGAGCCGCGACGAACTGGGCCGGCGGTGCGGCGCCGACGGAACGTACATCACCTACCTGGAGGAGCACGCCGCCAGTCCTGCCATCGGCACCCTCGTCCGGGTGGCCGACGCCCTCGGCCTCACCGTCGACGACCTGACCGGCGCCAGCGCCCACCGCGTCGCCGGCCGGTCCACCGCCCGGCGCGACAGTGCGCTCGTACCCCTGGACGAGACCGAATGCCGGCGGCTGCTGAACACGCACGGCGTGGGCCGCATCGCCATCTTCACGCCCGAAGGCCCGGCCGTCCTCCCCGTCAACTACCTGGTCGCAGGGCCCGGCATTGCCTTCCGCACCTCCGCGGAAGCCGTCACAGCCAGAGCGGCCGGAACCGAGATCGCCTTCGAGATCGACAACATCGACGACGTGACCGCCACCGGTTGGAGCGTGCTGGCCGTGGGTGAACTGGCGGCCGTCACAGACCCGGACGAGACCCACCACCTCAACACCACAGCCCGCTCCCAGCCCTGGGCCGGCGGCCCGCGCAGCCACTGGATGAAGCTCACCCCGACTCGCATCACCGGCCGTCGCGTGGTGCACGACTCATGA
- a CDS encoding MBL fold metallo-hydrolase, which produces METGIRPKGGLLPCPGQPRPLLPPAPALLRFLGGVRTVTGIKFLVESDHARILVDCGLFQGVADLWRRNWDKLPCDASDIHAVVVTHAHLDHCGCLRAWSGTDWRGPILTGATTARLAEIDDELGWTVVVPKSGEAVLVR; this is translated from the coding sequence GTGGAGACCGGCATCCGTCCCAAAGGAGGGCTGCTGCCATGTCCCGGTCAGCCTCGTCCCCTACTTCCGCCCGCCCCGGCCCTGCTGAGGTTCCTCGGCGGAGTACGGACGGTCACAGGCATCAAGTTCCTCGTCGAGAGCGACCACGCCCGGATCCTCGTCGACTGCGGACTCTTCCAGGGTGTCGCGGACCTATGGCGCCGCAACTGGGACAAGCTGCCCTGCGACGCCTCCGACATCCACGCCGTCGTCGTCACCCACGCCCACCTCGACCATTGCGGATGCCTGCGCGCCTGGTCCGGCACGGACTGGCGCGGACCGATCCTGACCGGCGCCACCACCGCACGTCTCGCCGAGATCGATGACGAGCTGGGCTGGACGGTCGTCGTACCCAAGTCCGGGGAGGCCGTCCTGGTCCGCTGA
- a CDS encoding CBS domain-containing protein has protein sequence MTSTPYTVADVMTTKVIAVTPSTGFKDIATAMERWKVTALPVIEGEGDVVGVVSEADLLPKEEFHEHRPGLIEQMRRLGDTAKAGSTRAENMMTTPAVTIRPDATLPQAARLMADRHIKRLPVVDADGTLKGIVSRADLLKVFLRTDEELATEIRHTVVDRLFPLSHDAVTVSVDQGIATLTGQVRGGDLIPLAERLTHSVEGIVGVHCRLDAPAEA, from the coding sequence ATGACCTCCACCCCGTACACCGTCGCCGACGTCATGACCACCAAGGTCATCGCCGTCACCCCCTCGACCGGCTTCAAGGACATCGCCACCGCGATGGAGCGGTGGAAGGTGACCGCCCTCCCCGTTATCGAGGGCGAGGGCGACGTGGTCGGTGTGGTGTCCGAGGCCGACCTCCTCCCCAAGGAGGAGTTCCACGAGCACCGCCCCGGCTTGATCGAGCAGATGCGCCGCCTGGGCGACACCGCCAAGGCCGGCTCCACCCGGGCCGAGAACATGATGACCACCCCGGCCGTCACCATCCGACCCGACGCCACCCTGCCTCAGGCCGCCCGCCTCATGGCCGACCGGCACATCAAGCGCCTTCCGGTCGTCGACGCCGACGGCACCCTCAAGGGCATCGTCAGCCGCGCCGACCTGCTCAAGGTCTTCCTCCGCACCGACGAGGAACTCGCCACCGAGATCCGCCACACCGTCGTCGACCGCCTCTTTCCCCTGTCCCACGATGCGGTCACGGTCTCCGTGGACCAAGGGATCGCCACGCTGACCGGTCAGGTCCGCGGCGGCGATCTGATCCCCCTTGCCGAACGCCTCACCCACTCCGTCGAAGGCATAGTCGGCGTCCACTGCCGACTGGATGCACCGGCCGAGGCGTGA
- a CDS encoding alcohol dehydrogenase catalytic domain-containing protein → MKALVFHGPGQTSWQDAPDPSVKDAADAIVRVDAVTICGTDLHIIKGDVPEVTPGRILGHEAVGTVVETGGDVRSVRPGDRVLISCISACGRCRFCREGHYGQCRGGGGWVLGHTIDGTQAEYVRVPFADLSVHPLPSALAGHDAVLLADIFPTSYEVGVLNGNVRPGDTVVVVGVGPIGLAAIATAQLYSPGRIIAVDLAASRLAAARELGADATARADEEPERLVEDLTDGLGADAVIEAVGVPETFEMCTRMVRPGGRVANIGVHGKPAVLHLEDLWIKDVTITTGLVDTHSTPMLLRMMAAGRLPGAEMVTHRFELDQMEEAYDVFSRAGETGALKVVLGGPQHDTVAVPPEEQ, encoded by the coding sequence ATGAAGGCACTCGTCTTCCACGGGCCCGGACAGACCTCATGGCAGGACGCCCCGGACCCCTCCGTCAAGGACGCCGCCGACGCGATCGTCCGGGTCGATGCCGTCACCATCTGCGGCACCGACCTGCACATCATCAAGGGCGACGTCCCCGAAGTCACTCCCGGACGGATCCTGGGCCACGAGGCCGTCGGGACCGTCGTCGAAACCGGCGGCGACGTCCGCAGCGTCCGCCCCGGCGACCGCGTCCTGATCTCCTGCATCTCCGCCTGCGGCCGCTGCCGCTTCTGCCGCGAGGGCCACTACGGACAGTGCCGCGGAGGCGGCGGCTGGGTCCTGGGCCACACCATCGACGGCACCCAGGCCGAGTACGTACGCGTCCCCTTCGCCGACCTCTCCGTCCACCCGCTGCCCAGCGCCCTGGCCGGCCACGACGCCGTACTGCTCGCCGACATCTTCCCGACCTCCTACGAGGTCGGCGTGCTGAACGGCAACGTGCGCCCCGGCGACACCGTCGTCGTGGTCGGCGTCGGACCCATCGGCCTGGCCGCCATCGCCACAGCACAGCTCTACAGCCCCGGGCGGATCATCGCCGTCGACCTGGCCGCGTCCCGGCTCGCGGCCGCGCGCGAGCTCGGCGCCGATGCCACCGCCAGAGCGGACGAAGAGCCCGAGCGGCTGGTGGAGGACCTCACCGACGGGCTCGGCGCGGACGCGGTCATCGAGGCCGTCGGCGTGCCCGAGACCTTCGAGATGTGCACCCGCATGGTCCGTCCCGGCGGCCGCGTCGCCAACATCGGCGTCCACGGAAAGCCCGCCGTCCTCCACCTCGAAGACCTCTGGATCAAGGACGTCACCATCACAACCGGCCTCGTCGACACCCACTCCACCCCCATGCTGCTGCGCATGATGGCCGCCGGCCGCCTCCCCGGGGCCGAGATGGTCACCCATCGCTTCGAGCTGGACCAGATGGAAGAGGCGTACGACGTCTTCTCCCGCGCCGGCGAGACCGGCGCCCTCAAGGTGGTGCTCGGCGGACCGCAGCACGACACCGTCGCCGTACCGCCCGAGGAGCAGTGA
- a CDS encoding HAD family hydrolase, whose protein sequence is MNDLRAVVFDTDGVLLATADRDAAAWKETSDCCLPEWQPSYAGARPRPFDAVREYRDLVDGRARLGGVRAFLAARHSDLPPGTPEDLPGCATVHAVAARKEEAFSVMLRTDGVRTFDDVRPALQERREKAVRCAAVSALFLEALGGLLAALEDGCRP, encoded by the coding sequence ATGAACGACCTACGCGCGGTCGTCTTCGACACCGACGGAGTGCTCCTTGCCACGGCGGACCGCGACGCGGCCGCCTGGAAGGAGACCTCCGACTGCTGCCTTCCCGAGTGGCAGCCGTCGTACGCCGGTGCGCGACCGCGCCCGTTCGACGCCGTCCGCGAGTACCGGGACCTGGTCGACGGCCGCGCCCGGCTCGGCGGCGTACGCGCCTTCCTCGCCGCCCGACACAGCGACCTCCCGCCCGGGACGCCCGAGGATCTGCCCGGGTGCGCAACCGTCCACGCGGTCGCCGCCCGCAAGGAGGAGGCCTTCTCCGTGATGCTGCGGACCGACGGAGTCCGTACTTTCGACGATGTGCGGCCCGCGCTTCAGGAACGGCGGGAGAAGGCGGTCCGGTGCGCAGCCGTATCCGCCCTCTTTCTCGAAGCCCTTGGCGGGCTACTTGCCGCACTCGAGGACGGCTGCCGCCCGTGA
- a CDS encoding acyl-CoA dehydrogenase family protein: MHLEYTPEQQQLRTELRAYFAELVPEDVYARYEDPAAQKRFYRETIRKLGADGWLGVGWPKEYGGRGMSPVDQFIFFDEAAQAVVPLPLMALNTVGPTIMQFGTDEQKAYFLPKILAGEIDFAIGYSEPDAGTDLAALKCKAVREGDEETGTYVVNGQKIWTTNGDTADWVWLAVRTDPDAPAHKGITMLLVPTSDPGYSCTLINTLASHDTTASYYENIRVPASRRVGQENKGWRLITNQLNHERVTLAAHGTMAIRALHDVQRWAAGTRLADGRRVIDLSWVRGRLARTHARLDAMKLLNWQMVGAVQDGTLTPQDASAVKVYGSEARRDAYAWLMEVVGAAGSLKDGSAGAVLHGELERGYRSAVIFTFGGGNNEIQREIISWIGLGMPRVRR; encoded by the coding sequence GTGCACCTCGAATACACGCCTGAGCAGCAGCAGTTGCGCACCGAGCTGCGCGCCTACTTCGCCGAGCTGGTGCCGGAGGACGTCTACGCCCGCTACGAGGACCCGGCCGCGCAGAAGCGCTTCTACCGGGAGACCATCCGCAAGCTCGGCGCCGACGGCTGGCTCGGGGTCGGCTGGCCCAAGGAGTACGGCGGGCGCGGGATGTCCCCGGTGGACCAGTTCATCTTCTTCGACGAGGCCGCGCAGGCCGTCGTACCGCTGCCGCTGATGGCGCTCAACACCGTCGGGCCGACCATCATGCAGTTCGGCACCGACGAGCAGAAGGCGTACTTCCTGCCGAAGATCCTGGCCGGCGAGATCGACTTCGCCATCGGCTACAGCGAACCGGACGCCGGCACCGACCTCGCCGCGCTCAAGTGCAAGGCCGTCCGCGAGGGCGACGAGGAGACCGGCACGTACGTGGTCAACGGGCAGAAGATCTGGACCACCAACGGCGACACCGCCGACTGGGTCTGGCTCGCCGTCCGCACGGACCCGGACGCCCCCGCGCACAAGGGCATCACCATGCTCCTGGTGCCGACCTCCGACCCGGGGTACTCGTGCACCCTGATCAACACCCTCGCCTCGCACGACACCACGGCCAGCTACTACGAGAACATCCGCGTCCCGGCGAGCCGGCGCGTCGGGCAGGAGAACAAGGGCTGGCGCCTGATCACCAACCAGCTCAACCACGAGCGCGTCACCCTCGCCGCCCACGGCACCATGGCCATCCGCGCCTTGCACGACGTCCAGCGCTGGGCCGCCGGGACCAGGCTCGCCGACGGCCGCCGCGTCATCGACCTCTCCTGGGTCCGCGGCCGCCTGGCCCGCACCCACGCCCGGCTCGACGCGATGAAGCTGCTCAACTGGCAGATGGTGGGCGCCGTCCAGGACGGCACCCTGACCCCGCAGGACGCCTCCGCCGTCAAGGTGTACGGCTCCGAGGCCCGCAGGGACGCGTACGCCTGGCTGATGGAGGTGGTCGGTGCGGCCGGCTCCCTGAAGGACGGCTCCGCGGGCGCGGTCCTCCACGGCGAGCTCGAACGCGGCTACCGCAGCGCGGTGATCTTCACCTTCGGTGGCGGGAACAACGAGATCCAGCGCGAGATCATCTCGTGGATCGGCCTGGGCATGCCCCGCGTCCGCCGTTGA